One Cucurbita pepo subsp. pepo cultivar mu-cu-16 chromosome LG07, ASM280686v2, whole genome shotgun sequence genomic region harbors:
- the LOC111799242 gene encoding casein kinase II subunit alpha-2-like, whose product MSRSRVYADVNVHRPREYWDYESLAVQWSGQDDYEVVRKVGRGKYSEVFEGINITNNEKCIIKILKPVKKKKIKREIKILQNLCGGPNVVKLLDIVRDQHSKTPSLIFEYVNSTDFKILYPTLTDYDIRYYIYELLKALDYCHSQGIMHRDVKPHNVMIDHELRKLRLIDWGLAEFYHPGKEYNVRVASRYFKGPELLVDLQDYDYSLDMWSLGCMFAGMIFRKEPFFYGHDNHDQLVKIAKVLGTDELNAYLNKYQLILDPQLEALVGRHSRKPWSRFINGDNQHLVSPEAIDFLDKLLRYDHQDRLTAREAMAHPYFFQVRTAENSRLRTQ is encoded by the exons ATGTCCAGGTCCCGAGTTTACGCCGACGTTAATGTTCATCGCCCCAGAGAATACTGGGATTACGAGTCTCTCGCCGTCCAATGGAG TGGTCAGGATGATTATGAGGTTGTCCGGAAAGTTGGAAGAGGAAAGTATAGTGAGGTATTTGAAGGTATAAATATCACCAACAATGAAAAGTGCATTATCAAGATTCTTAAGCCtgtcaagaagaagaag ATAAAGAGGGAGATAAAAATATTACAGAATCTTTGTGGTGGCCCAAATGTTGTGAAACTGCTGGATATTGTCCGAGATCAGCACTCAAAAACTCCTAGCTTAATCTTTGAATATGTGAACAGTacagatttcaaaattttgtaccCTACGCTGACCGATTATGACATTCGCTACTATATATATGAGCTTTTGAAG GCATTGGATTACTGCCATTCTCAAGGCATAATGCATAGAGATGTAAAGCCTCACAATGTTATGATTGACCATGAACTGCGAAAACTTCGTTTGATTGATTGGGGTCTTGCTGAATTCTACCATCCTGGAAAAGAGTACAATGTTCGAGTAGCATCTAG GTATTTCAAAGGACCGGAACTTCTTGTAGATTTACAAGACTATGACTATTCGTTGGATATGTGGAGCCTGGGTTGTATGTTTGCTGGAATG ATTTTTCGGAAGGAACCATTCTTCTATGGTCACGACAATCATGACCAGCTTGTCAAAATTGCCAAG GTTTTGGGGACAGATGAGTTGAATGCGTATCTGAACAAATATCAACTGATTCTTGATCCACAACTTGAAGCCCTTGTTGGaag GCATAGCCGCAAGCCATGGTCAAGATTTATCAATGGTGATAACCAGCATCTTGTATCCCCTGAG GCCATTGATTTTCTGGATAAGCTTCTTCGATACGACCATCAAGATAGGCTCACTGCAAGAGAAGCAATG GCTCATCCATACTTCTTCCAGGTGAGAACTGCGGAGAACAGCAGGCTGCGAACGCAATAA
- the LOC111798925 gene encoding PXMP2/4 family protein 4-like, with translation MNSLCRRCGLLVRPVAARINVIPKATVSSKIQWRAYFSFRSSPMGFRIRESKISCQSILPSSRHRFSSFSSPLKSGTGVIRWYLRKLDSHPFITKSISSSLIYVAADLTSQMITLPSPGSFDLIRTTRMAAYGLLILGPSQHLWFNFMSTISPRRDYLSTFKKIFLGQAVYGPTLTSIFFSYNASLQGESGSEIGARLQRDLLPTLLNGLLFWPVCDFLTYKFVPVHLQPLTNSSFAYIWTIYLTYMANLKGVDMN, from the exons ATGAATAGCTTGTGTCGACGTTGTGGCTTGCTTGTGCGGCCGGTCGCTGCCCGTATCAATGTAATCCCCAAAGCTACTGTCTCTTCTAAGATTCAGTGGAGGGCGTATTTCAGTTTCAGGTCATCTCCTATGGGATTCAGAATTAGAGAAAGTAAAATTTCATGCCAATCTATCTTGCCTTCGTCTCGGCATCgattctcttccttctcttctccatTGAAATCAGGCACTGGAGTTATCCGATGGTATTTAAGGAAACTCGACTCCCACCCGTTTATCACTAAAAGTATCAGTTCTTCGCTCATTTATGTGGCTGCTGATCTAACCTCTCAG ATGATTACATTGCCATCTCCTGGCTCTTTTGATTTAATAAGGACAACACGGATGGCTGCTTATGGATTGCTGATATTGGGGCCATCCCAGCATTTGTGGTTTAATTTCATGTCGACGATCTCACCAAGGCGAGATTATTTGTCAACTTTCAAGAAGATTTTTCTAGGGCAGGCTGTGTACGGACCTACTCTTACctctattttcttctcctaTAATGCATCTTTGCAAG GTGAAAGTGGCAGTGAGATTGGTGCTAGATTACAGCGCGATTTACTTCCAACATTGTTAAATGGACTCTTGTTTTGGCCAGTCTGCGATTTTCTCACATACAAATTTGTCCCCGTTCATCTACAG CCATTGACAAACAGTTCGTTCGCATATATATGGACCATTTATCTGACATACATGGCTAACTTAAAAGGAGTTGATATGAATTGA
- the LOC111798789 gene encoding QWRF motif-containing protein 2-like — protein MVAAVSMALNTNTVAQTPRVPHSQNLTRPPLLPSDPDNGAAARRPKSREVTSRYLSSSTPSSSSTSVLRRYPSPSVSGTSTSTSVLTPMPSSFRRSESVERPQRGTPHPNSLDLRFGHANGRGEMSAAQKLLFNSTRSLSVSFQGESFPLQVSRPKPAPTPGIRKGTPEPRKIATPTRGAGGGDQTENMKPVDQQRWHSGHRQANCMSRSLDCVDERKKVAGGSGNVVRALQSSFVDDRTSFDGRLSSDSANIESEKAVEPLTAGTSADSLDVLSDPLASDSESVTLEGGAGKAQRGPRVMVVPARVWQETNNRLRRQPETGCPISKNIGAKTSVPSKVNIPKKHSMDSPASSPRQVANNMEPPSSPLSPSKLLVSSISSSPSKGSPSRVRCSVTNGFSNNWSSTPSTLNFANDTRRGKMGDTRMADAHSLKTLYNRLLQWRFVNARAEATSSIQSLNAERNLHSAWNSISKLRESVAAKRHEMQLLQHKLKLASILNSXSVEF, from the exons ATGGTTGCTGCTGTATCAATGGCGTTGAATACTAATACCGTGGCTCAGACTCCGAGAGTGCCTCACTCTCAAAACCTTACGAGGCCGCCTCTTTTACCTTCTGACCCCGACAATGGCGCAGCGGCTCGACGGCCCAAATCCCGGGAAGTTACTTCTCGGTACTTGTCGTCTTCCactccctcttcttcttctacatcGGTGCTGAGACGATACCCGTCCCCTTCGGTTTCCGGAACGTCTACTTCGACGTCTGTTCTGACTCCGATGCCGTCGTCGTTTAGGCGGTCGGAATCGGTGGAGAGACCTCAGCGAGGGACTCCTCATCCTAATTCGTTGGATCTCAGATTTGGTCATGCTAATGGAAGGGGTGAGATGTCAGCTGCTCAGAAACTGTTGTTCAATTCGACACGGAGCCTATCGGTTTCTTTCCAGGGCGAATCGTTCCCTTTGCAGGTTAGTAGACCAAAGCCTGCGCCGACTCCTGGTATTCGGAAGGGTACGCCGGAGCCGAGAAAAATAGCCACACCAACAAGAGGTGCTGGTGGCGGCGACCAGACTGAGAATATGAAGCCAGTAGATCAGCAGCGGTGGCACAGTGGTCACCGGCAGGCGAATTGTATGAGCAGGAGTTTGGATTGTGTGGATGAACGGAAGAAGGTCGCTGGTGGGTCTGGGAATGTAGTGAGAGCGCTGCAGAGTTCGTTTGTCGATGACAGGACTTCATTTGATGGAAGACTAAGTTCTGATTCTGCAAATATAGAATCGGAGAAGGCGGTAGAGCCTCTTACTGCAGGAACTTCGGCTGATAGTTTAGACGTTTTGTCCGACCCTCTTGCTTCTGATTCTGAGAGTGTTACACTGGAGGGTGGTGCCGGAAAAGCACAGCGTGGCCCTCGAGTCATGGTGGTTCCGGCGAGAGTTTGGCAAGAGACCAACAATCGGTTGCGACGGCAGCCAGAGACGGGGTGTCCAATATCTAAGAACATTGGAGCAAAAACTTCAGTTCCTTCGAAGGTAAACATTCCCAAGAAGCATTCAATGGATAGTCCAGCATCATCTCCTCGCCAGGTTGCTAATAACATGGAGCCGCCGTCATCTCCTCTGTCCCCAAGTAAACTTTTAGTGTCCTCCATATCATCATCACCTTCAAAAGGAAGCCCATCTCGTGTGAGATGCTCAGTGACAAATGGGTTCAGTAATAACTGGAGTAGCACGCCATCGACTTTGAATTTTGCTAATGATACTCGAAGAGGGAAAATGGGGGATACCCGTATGGCTGATGCACATTCATTGAAGACGTTGTATAACAGGCTTTTACAGTGGCGTTTTGTGAATGCTAGAGCAGAGGCCACCTCTTCGATACAGAGTTTGAATGCAGAG AGAAACCTCCACAGTGCTTGGAATAGTATTTCAAAACTGCGTGAATCTGTTGCAGCTAAAAGACATGAGATGCAATTACTACAGCACAAACTGAAGTTGGCTTCTATCCTCAACTCTCNTTCGGtagaattttaa
- the LOC111798253 gene encoding QWRF motif-containing protein 2-like yields the protein MVAAVSMALNTNTVAQTPRVPHSQNLTRPPLLPSDPDNGAAARRPKSREVTSRYLSSSTPSSSSTSVLRRYPSPSVSGMSTSTSVLTPMPSSSFRRSESVERTQRGAPHPNSLDLRFGHANGRGEMSAAQKLLFNSTRSLSVSFQGESFPLQVSRPKPAPTPGIRKGTPEPRKIATPTRGAGGGDQTENMKPVDQQRWHSGHRQANCMSRSLDCVDERKKVAGGSGNVVRALQSSFVDDRTSFDGRLSSDSANIESEKAVEPLTAGTSADSLDVLSDPLASDSESVTLEGGAGKAQRGPRVMVVPARVWQETNNRLRRQPETGCPISKNIGAKTSVPSKVNIPKKHSMDSPASSPRQVANNMEPPSSPLSPSKLLASSISSSPSKGSPSRVRCSVTNGFSNNWSSTPSTLNFANDTRRGKMGDTRMADAHSLKTLYNRLLQWRFVNARAEATSSIQSLNAERNLFSAWNSISKLRESVAAKRHEMQLLQHKLKLASILNSQMTCLDELDLLDEDFSSSLSDITEALEARTLRLPVDEGAKAEIQDVKDAICSAVDVMQAMAPSLSSWLTKVGEVNSVVSKLADVNANERALLDQCNDLLSTVASMQVTECSLRTQILQLERPPTSLTEQDTTRV from the exons ATGGTTGCTGCTGTATCAATGGCGTTGAATACTAATACCGTGGCTCAGACTCCGAGAGTGCCTCACTCTCAAAACCTTACGAGGCCGCCTCTTTTACCTTCTGACCCCGACAATGGCGCAGCGGCTCGACGGCCCAAATCCCGGGAAGTTACTTCTCGGTACTTGTCGTCTTCCactccctcttcttcttctacatcGGTGCTGAGACGATACCCGTCCCCTTCGGTTTCCGGAATGTCTACTTCGACGTCTGTTCTGACTCCGATGCCGTCGTCGTCGTTTAGGCGGTCGGAATCGGTGGAGAGAACTCAGCGAGGGGCTCCTCATCCTAATTCGTTGGATCTCAGATTTGGTCATGCTAATGGAAGGGGTGAGATGTCAGCTGCTCAGAAACTGTTGTTCAATTCGACACGGAGCCTATCGGTTTCTTTCCAGGGCGAATCGTTCCCTTTGCAGGTTAGTAGACCAAAGCCTGCGCCGACTCCTGGTATTCGGAAGGGTACGCCGGAGCCGAGAAAAATAGCCACACCAACAAGAGGTGCTGGTGGCGGCGACCAGACTGAGAATATGAAGCCAGTAGATCAGCAGCGGTGGCACAGTGGTCACCGGCAGGCGAATTGTATGAGCAGGAGTTTGGATTGTGTGGATGAACGGAAGAAGGTCGCTGGTGGGTCTGGGAATGTAGTGAGAGCGCTGCAGAGTTCGTTTGTCGATGACAGGACTTCATTTGATGGAAGACTAAGTTCTGATTCTGCAAATATAGAATCGGAGAAGGCGGTAGAGCCTCTTACTGCAGGAACTTCGGCTGATAGTTTAGACGTTTTGTCCGACCCTCTTGCTTCTGATTCTGAGAGTGTTACACTGGAGGGTGGTGCCGGAAAAGCACAGCGTGGCCCTCGAGTCATGGTGGTTCCGGCGAGAGTTTGGCAAGAGACCAACAATCGGTTGCGACGGCAGCCAGAGACGGGGTGTCCAATATCTAAGAACATTGGAGCAAAAACTTCAGTTCCTTCGAAGGTAAACATTCCCAAGAAGCATTCAATGGATAGTCCAGCATCATCTCCTCGCCAGGTTGCTAATAACATGGAGCCGCCGTCATCTCCTCTGTCCCCAAGTAAACTTTTAGCGTCCTCCATATCATCATCACCTTCAAAAGGAAGCCCATCTCGTGTGAGATGCTCAGTGACAAATGGGTTCAGTAATAACTGGAGTAGCACGCCATCGACTTTGAATTTTGCTAATGATACTCGAAGAGGGAAAATGGGGGATACCCGTATGGCTGATGCACATTCATTGAAGACGTTGTATAACAGGCTTTTACAGTGGCGTTTTGTGAATGCTAGAGCAGAGGCCACCTCTTCGATACAGAGTTTGAATGCAGAG AGAAACCTCTTCAGTGCTTGGAATAGTATTTCAAAACTGCGTGAATCTGTTGCAGCTAAAAGACATGAGATGCAATTACTACAGCACAAACTGAAGTTGGCTTCTATCCTCAACTCTCAA ATGACATGTTTGGACGAGTTGGATCTTCTGGATGAAGACTTCTCCAGCTCTCTATCAGATATCACAGAAGCTTTGGAAGCTAGAACTCTTCGCCTGCCAGTTGATGAAGGGGCTAAG GCGGAAATCCAGGATGTTAAGGATGCAATTTGTTCAGCAGTTGATGTGATGCAAGCAATGGCACCATCCTTGAGCTCATGGCTAACAAAG GTCGGAGAGGTGAACTCTGTGGTATCAAAACTTGCAGATGTTAATGCAAATGAGCGTGCTTTGCTCGACCAGTGCAACGATCTATTGTCTACAGTAGCATCTATGCAG GTAACAGAGTGCAGCCTGAGAACACAAATATTGCAACTAGAACGCCCGCCCACCAGCTTAACAGAACAAGACACCACAAGGGTATAG
- the LOC111798792 gene encoding transcription factor bHLH139, protein MEALGAFTDGEWDSFTAIFSSLQELDQSLIPTELPLPNNGASELPNNTWFYSLDAFDPNFQSSVQQDMSCSSCTPVWIDQVQNCLAATAEACDHGSQPPQLVDGNEPIAMKRKDKNRELSSNQKKKTRISGDGQKKKTQKKTEEIVEDAGVSEGQSSSSEEEGHGGSATTSDGGMNGKSRASRGSATDPQSLYARKRRERINERLKMLQKLVPNGTKVDISTMLEEAVHYVKFLQLQIKLLSSDDLWMFAPLAYNGMDLGLHQSLSPFLSN, encoded by the exons ATGGAAGCTTTGGGAGCTTTTACTGATGGGGAATGGGATTCTTTCACTGCCATCTTCTCATCCCTTCAAGAACTCGATCAATCCCTCATCCCCACTGAGCTTCCATTGCCCAACAATGGCGCCTCTGAGCTTCCTAATAATACCTGGTTCTATTCCTTGGACGCTTTTGATCCCAATTTCCAGAGCTCTGTTCAACAGGACATGAGCTGTAGTAGCTGCACCCCTGTTTGGATTGACCAAGTACAAAACTGTCTCGCCGCCACCGCTGAAGCTTGCGACCATGGCAGCCAGCCGCCGCAGCTTGTCGATGGAAATGAACCGATTgcgatgaaaagaaaagacaaaaacaGAGAGCTTTCTTCTaatcagaagaagaaaactcgAATCTCCGGTGAT gggcaaaagaagaaaacccagaagaaaacagaggaaataGTTGAGGATGCAGGGGTATCAGAAGGACAGAGCTCGAGTTCAGAAGAGGAGGGTCACGGCGGCTCAGCCACCACCTCCGACGGCGGCATGAACGGAAAAAGCAGAGCTAGCAGAGGGTCGGCCACGGATCCACAAAGCCTGTACGCCAGA AAACGACGAGAGAGAATTAATGAGCGTTTAAAAATGTTACAGAAACTCGTTCCCAATGGAACCAAG GTTGATATCAGCACCATGCTTGAAGAAGCAGTTCATTATGTCAAGTTCTTGCAGCTCCAAATCAAG TTATTGAGCTCAGATGATCTATGGATGTTTGCTCCTTTGGCTTACAATGGAATGGACCTTGGTCTTCACCAGAGCCTCTCTCCGTTTCTATCaaattga